One Streptomyces sp. SAI-135 DNA segment encodes these proteins:
- a CDS encoding class I SAM-dependent methyltransferase: MTDTDFVTATRTFYDTVAEDYAEQFRDVLTVSPLDRVLLSGFAELVGDGRVADLGCGPGRITAHLASLGLSVFGLDLSESMLAIARRENPGLRFEQGSMLELDLPDGALAGAVSWYSSIHTPVDELPRLFAEFHRVLAPGGHLLVAFQAGDKDRHHDRPWGRPVALTFLRRRPEQIVGLLRAAGFSLVSQTVREPGPEEVSQQAFLIARRP; the protein is encoded by the coding sequence ATGACCGACACCGACTTCGTGACCGCCACCCGCACCTTCTACGACACCGTCGCCGAGGACTACGCCGAGCAGTTCCGGGACGTGCTCACCGTCAGTCCGCTGGACCGGGTCCTGCTGTCCGGGTTCGCCGAGCTGGTGGGGGACGGACGAGTCGCCGATCTGGGCTGCGGGCCCGGACGGATCACCGCTCACCTCGCCTCCCTCGGGCTGTCCGTCTTCGGGCTGGACCTCTCGGAGTCGATGCTGGCCATCGCCCGCCGGGAGAACCCGGGGCTGCGGTTCGAGCAGGGCTCGATGCTGGAGCTGGATCTTCCCGACGGGGCGCTCGCCGGTGCCGTGTCCTGGTACTCCTCCATCCACACCCCTGTGGACGAACTCCCGCGTCTGTTCGCCGAGTTCCACCGCGTCCTGGCGCCGGGCGGGCACCTCCTCGTCGCCTTCCAGGCCGGCGACAAGGACCGGCATCACGACCGACCGTGGGGGCGGCCGGTCGCGCTGACCTTCCTGCGGCGGCGGCCGGAGCAGATCGTCGGGTTGCTCCGCGCGGCCGGGTTCTCGCTCGTCTCGCAGACGGTGCGCGAGCCCGGCCCCGAGGAGGTGTCCCAGCAGGCGTTCCTGATCGCCCGCCGCCCCTAG
- a CDS encoding AzlD domain-containing protein has translation MNATVAMILALAAGTYAFRLVGPALHGRVELPPRVQELLTAGAVVLLTALLATGALTESGGFAGWARPAGVLAGAALAWRRAPFVVVVLGAAATTAVLRAVGVA, from the coding sequence GTGAACGCGACGGTCGCCATGATCCTGGCGCTGGCGGCCGGCACGTACGCCTTCCGGCTGGTCGGACCGGCGCTGCACGGCCGGGTGGAACTGCCACCCCGGGTCCAAGAACTGCTGACCGCGGGTGCCGTGGTCCTCCTGACGGCCCTGCTGGCGACGGGAGCCCTGACGGAGTCCGGCGGCTTCGCGGGCTGGGCCCGCCCGGCCGGAGTCCTGGCGGGGGCCGCGCTGGCGTGGCGCAGGGCGCCGTTCGTGGTGGTGGTCCTGGGCGCGGCGGCCACAACTGCCGTACTGCGGGCGGTCGGTGTCGCGTGA
- a CDS encoding menaquinone biosynthesis protein, whose protein sequence is MDNSRTRPRVGHIQFLNCLPLYWGLARTGTLLDFELTKDTPEKLSEKLVQGDLDIGPITLVEFLKNADDLVAFPDIAVGCDGPVMSCVIVSQVPLDELDGARVALGSTSRTSVRLAQLLLAERYGVRPDYYTCPPDLSLMMQEAEAAVLIGDAALRANLLDGPKYGLQVHDLGSLWKEWTGLPFVFAVWAARRDYLEREPVITRKVHEAFLASRNLSLEEVGKVAEQAARWEDFDEEVLEKYFTTLDFRFGGPQLAAVTEFARRVGPTTGFPGDVKVELLQP, encoded by the coding sequence GTGGACAATTCTCGCACCCGGCCGCGCGTCGGCCACATCCAGTTCCTGAACTGCCTGCCCCTGTACTGGGGGCTCGCGAGGACGGGCACGCTCCTCGACTTCGAGCTCACGAAGGACACCCCGGAGAAGCTCAGCGAGAAGCTGGTGCAGGGAGATCTCGACATCGGGCCCATCACCCTGGTCGAGTTCCTCAAGAACGCGGACGACCTGGTCGCCTTCCCCGACATCGCCGTCGGCTGCGACGGCCCGGTCATGTCCTGCGTCATCGTCTCGCAGGTCCCGCTGGACGAACTCGACGGAGCGAGGGTGGCCCTCGGGTCGACCTCGCGCACCTCCGTACGCCTCGCCCAGCTCCTCCTCGCCGAGCGCTACGGCGTCCGGCCCGACTACTACACCTGCCCGCCCGACCTGAGCCTGATGATGCAGGAGGCGGAGGCGGCCGTACTCATCGGGGACGCGGCGCTGCGGGCGAACCTCCTGGACGGGCCGAAGTACGGCCTCCAGGTGCACGACCTCGGCTCGCTCTGGAAGGAGTGGACCGGGCTGCCGTTCGTCTTCGCCGTCTGGGCCGCCCGCCGGGACTACCTGGAGCGCGAGCCGGTCATCACCCGCAAGGTCCACGAGGCGTTCCTCGCCTCCCGCAACCTCTCCCTGGAGGAGGTCGGCAAGGTCGCGGAGCAGGCGGCCCGCTGGGAGGACTTCGACGAGGAGGTCCTGGAGAAGTACTTCACCACCCTGGACTTCCGCTTCGGCGGCCCGCAGCTCGCGGCGGTCACGGAGTTCGCCCGCCGCGTGGGACCCACGACGGGTTTCCCCGGGGACGTGAAGGTGGAACTGCTTCAGCCGTAA
- a CDS encoding DUF397 domain-containing protein: MTIEKLTWFKSSYSDGEGGQCLEVAVTPDTIHLRDSKRTDPTAPHLTLSPTAWSAFVAQAAQRS, encoded by the coding sequence ATGACCATAGAGAAGTTGACCTGGTTCAAGTCGAGCTACAGCGACGGCGAGGGCGGCCAGTGCCTGGAAGTCGCCGTCACCCCGGACACCATCCACCTCCGCGACTCCAAGCGCACGGACCCCACCGCCCCTCACCTCACCCTCTCCCCCACGGCCTGGTCGGCCTTCGTCGCCCAGGCGGCTCAGCGCTCGTAG
- a CDS encoding ATP-binding protein has protein sequence MNTEISTPLDELTQRLSATPRGARLARRLTAAQLETWGHPHGTEVNDTAQHLVAELAANAVTHGRVPGRDFELRLLLLPENTLRVEVSDPRGDRRLRFAHREDDERGRGLILVTLLADTWGVMERDVGKTVWAEIGLG, from the coding sequence GTGAACACCGAAATCTCCACCCCCCTCGACGAACTGACCCAGCGTCTGAGTGCCACCCCGCGAGGCGCCCGCCTGGCCCGCAGGCTCACCGCCGCGCAGTTGGAGACGTGGGGACATCCCCACGGCACCGAGGTGAACGACACCGCGCAACACCTCGTCGCGGAGCTCGCCGCCAACGCGGTGACCCACGGGCGGGTACCGGGACGGGACTTCGAGCTGCGCCTCCTGCTCCTTCCGGAGAACACGCTCCGTGTCGAGGTGAGCGATCCGAGGGGCGACCGGCGGCTCCGCTTCGCCCACCGCGAGGACGACGAACGCGGCCGGGGACTGATCCTCGTCACCCTCCTCGCCGACACCTGGGGCGTCATGGAGCGGGACGTCGGCAAGACGGTGTGGGCCGAGATCGGGCTGGGGTGA
- a CDS encoding AMP-dependent synthetase/ligase → MSLSYVSGHDYDGAPVLVEPEIVRLDGEVREVSVPPLVPPVTHGSLADLPFDNAEAAPQQRVMSRRTEDGRWVDLTAAEFAQQVLAVAKGLISEGLMPGDRVAIMARTTYEWTLLDFAAWAAGLVTVPIYPTSSVFQTRFILQDSGAVALVTETAAQAAALGPELSRLPDLRHMWVMEKGHVDRLAELGQAVPEQEIGVRRGMLGPGTVATVVYTSGTTGRPKGCVLSHGNFLAEIDNAVELLYPVFKSKSQEADLATLLFLPISHVFGRMVAIACVRARVRLGHAPSLQAEDLLADLASFKPTFLLVIPYMLEKVFNNARAKAESGGRVTVFDRATNVAVRYGEAVEARNAGTGSGPGAALRAARTFYDPLVYRRIRNAMGGRIRHIISGGSPLGRRLAAFYAGAGMEIYEGYGLTESTGAATVTPPLKSRLGTVGWPLPGTRIRIAADGEILLSGGQVFRGYWDPYGEGVAPASADGWFPTGDIGQLDDEGYLTITGRKKEILITAGGKNVAPAPLENWLRSHPLISQCMVLGDRRPYISALISLDMDGVNHWRQMNGKHPVPAELLVNDDELRQVLQRAVDEANKMVSRPESIRRFTVLPTDLTEAAGHLTPSMKLRREAVMRDFAGEIEGLYER, encoded by the coding sequence ATGTCCCTCTCGTACGTGTCCGGCCACGACTACGACGGCGCGCCCGTGCTCGTGGAACCAGAGATCGTGCGGCTGGACGGTGAGGTCCGCGAGGTGTCCGTGCCGCCGCTGGTCCCGCCGGTGACCCATGGCTCGCTCGCCGACCTGCCGTTCGACAACGCGGAGGCGGCGCCGCAGCAGCGGGTGATGAGCCGCCGCACCGAGGACGGCCGCTGGGTCGACCTCACGGCGGCCGAGTTCGCCCAGCAGGTGCTGGCGGTGGCCAAGGGGCTGATCTCCGAGGGCCTGATGCCGGGCGACCGGGTCGCGATCATGGCGCGTACGACGTACGAGTGGACGCTCCTGGACTTCGCCGCCTGGGCCGCGGGCCTGGTGACGGTCCCCATCTACCCCACGTCCTCCGTCTTCCAGACCCGGTTCATCCTCCAGGACTCCGGCGCGGTCGCCCTGGTCACGGAGACGGCCGCCCAGGCCGCCGCCCTCGGCCCCGAGCTCAGCCGCCTCCCGGACCTGCGCCACATGTGGGTCATGGAGAAGGGCCATGTGGACCGTCTGGCCGAGCTCGGCCAGGCCGTCCCCGAGCAGGAGATCGGCGTACGGCGGGGCATGCTGGGCCCGGGCACGGTCGCCACCGTCGTCTACACCTCCGGCACCACCGGCCGCCCCAAGGGCTGTGTGCTCAGCCACGGCAACTTCCTCGCCGAGATCGACAACGCGGTCGAACTCCTCTACCCCGTCTTCAAGTCGAAGTCGCAGGAGGCGGACCTCGCGACCCTCCTCTTCCTGCCCATCTCGCACGTCTTCGGCCGCATGGTCGCCATCGCCTGCGTCCGCGCCCGGGTCCGCCTCGGGCACGCGCCGAGCCTCCAGGCCGAGGACCTGCTGGCCGACCTCGCCAGCTTCAAGCCGACCTTCCTCCTCGTGATCCCGTACATGCTGGAGAAGGTCTTCAACAACGCGCGCGCCAAGGCGGAGAGCGGCGGCCGGGTCACCGTCTTCGACCGCGCGACCAATGTCGCCGTGCGCTACGGCGAGGCGGTGGAGGCCCGTAACGCGGGCACCGGCTCCGGTCCGGGCGCGGCCCTGAGGGCGGCCCGCACCTTCTACGACCCGCTGGTGTACCGCCGTATCCGCAACGCCATGGGCGGCAGGATCCGGCACATCATCTCCGGCGGCTCCCCGCTCGGCCGCCGTCTCGCGGCCTTCTACGCGGGCGCGGGCATGGAGATCTACGAGGGCTACGGACTGACCGAGTCGACGGGCGCGGCCACGGTGACGCCCCCGCTCAAGTCCCGTCTGGGCACGGTGGGCTGGCCCCTGCCCGGCACCAGGATCCGCATCGCGGCGGACGGCGAGATCCTGCTGAGCGGCGGCCAGGTGTTCCGCGGCTACTGGGACCCCTACGGCGAGGGCGTGGCCCCCGCCTCCGCCGACGGCTGGTTCCCGACCGGTGACATCGGACAGCTGGACGACGAGGGCTATCTGACCATCACCGGCCGCAAGAAGGAGATCCTGATCACGGCCGGCGGCAAGAACGTCGCCCCGGCCCCGCTGGAGAACTGGCTCCGCTCCCACCCCCTGATCTCGCAGTGCATGGTCCTCGGTGACCGCCGCCCCTACATCTCGGCGCTGATCAGCCTCGACATGGACGGCGTCAACCACTGGCGCCAGATGAACGGCAAGCACCCCGTGCCCGCGGAACTCCTCGTGAACGACGACGAGTTGCGGCAGGTCCTGCAACGCGCGGTGGACGAGGCGAACAAGATGGTCTCCCGCCCCGAGTCCATCCGCCGTTTCACCGTCCTGCCGACCGACCTCACCGAGGCGGCCGGCCATCTGACCCCGTCGATGAAGCTGCGCCGGGAGGCGGTCATGCGGGACTTCGCGGGGGAGATCGAGGGGCTCTACGAGCGCTGA
- a CDS encoding LysR family transcriptional regulator, giving the protein MTLDDLRVFVAVCRAGSLSAVARELDCTQSAVSQHVKRLERETGVGLLERQPRGVVPTQAGRVLEAAAAEGIAGLDLALRRLRELVDGESGSVRVATGATTVRHFMADAVVAFRRQHPRVSLEFRTESSSRACFDALADSSLDLAWITLGAPVRGIEQRPVMELPWVLAVRADDPLAERTHVEAADLSGLRLIRLPPNSTSAAHLDAACAESGVRFSFDTSVADWDTALLLAELGLGRAVVPALPGLPVPGDRGDLRLVPLPALRPLSVGWAVRRWDALSPSARAFADTVADTCRS; this is encoded by the coding sequence ATGACCCTCGACGACCTGCGTGTCTTCGTGGCCGTGTGCCGCGCCGGGAGCCTCAGTGCGGTGGCCCGTGAGCTGGACTGCACCCAGTCCGCGGTGAGCCAGCACGTGAAGAGGCTGGAGCGGGAGACGGGGGTCGGTCTGCTGGAGCGGCAGCCCCGGGGGGTCGTGCCCACACAGGCGGGGCGGGTGCTGGAGGCCGCCGCGGCGGAGGGCATCGCCGGGCTGGACCTCGCCCTGCGGCGGCTGCGGGAGCTGGTCGACGGGGAGAGCGGCTCGGTACGGGTGGCCACCGGCGCGACGACCGTACGGCACTTCATGGCGGACGCGGTCGTCGCCTTCCGACGGCAACACCCGCGCGTCAGCCTGGAGTTCAGGACCGAGAGCTCCAGCCGGGCCTGCTTCGACGCGCTGGCCGACAGCAGTCTCGACCTGGCGTGGATCACGCTCGGCGCACCGGTGCGGGGCATCGAGCAGCGGCCCGTGATGGAGCTGCCGTGGGTGCTGGCGGTACGGGCCGACGACCCCCTCGCCGAGCGCACGCACGTGGAGGCGGCCGACCTGTCCGGGCTGCGGCTGATCCGGCTCCCGCCGAACTCCACCTCCGCCGCCCATCTGGACGCGGCCTGCGCGGAGTCGGGTGTCCGGTTCAGCTTCGACACGAGCGTTGCCGACTGGGACACGGCCCTGCTGCTGGCCGAACTGGGGCTGGGACGGGCGGTGGTGCCCGCGCTGCCGGGCCTGCCCGTGCCCGGCGACCGGGGCGACCTGCGCCTGGTGCCCCTGCCCGCGCTGCGCCCGCTCTCCGTCGGCTGGGCGGTCCGCCGCTGGGACGCGCTGTCGCCGTCGGCGCGGGCGTTCGCGGACACGGTGGCGGACACCTGCCGGAGCTGA
- a CDS encoding DUF6817 domain-containing protein: MPMQASTTEHARALLRRLGADRTPHPGGTLLAHLERVRIQLALWEARPDLQIAGLCHAFYGTDGFPTGLLPLGRRTELASVIGPDAEAIVHFYASCDRAATYPHLLEPRFRDRFTGRTYAPGPLLCRDFAELTAANELDLARRDPAFRERWGPELLALLTRLRPLLSRPAWRDTLSVLHTP; this comes from the coding sequence ATGCCCATGCAGGCGAGCACCACGGAACACGCCAGAGCCCTGTTGCGGCGGCTCGGTGCCGACCGCACTCCCCACCCCGGCGGCACCCTCCTCGCCCACCTCGAACGCGTCCGCATCCAACTCGCCCTCTGGGAAGCCCGCCCCGACCTCCAGATCGCCGGCCTCTGCCACGCCTTCTACGGCACCGACGGATTCCCCACCGGCCTGCTCCCGCTCGGCCGGCGCACCGAACTCGCCTCCGTGATCGGCCCGGACGCCGAGGCGATCGTGCACTTCTACGCGAGCTGCGACCGCGCGGCGACCTACCCCCACCTCCTGGAACCCCGCTTCCGGGACCGGTTCACCGGACGGACGTACGCCCCTGGGCCCCTCCTGTGCCGGGACTTCGCCGAGCTCACCGCCGCCAACGAACTCGACCTCGCCCGCCGGGACCCGGCCTTCCGGGAACGCTGGGGCCCCGAACTCCTCGCCCTGCTCACCCGCTTACGGCCGCTCCTGAGCCGGCCCGCTTGGCGGGACACCCTTTCCGTCCTGCACACCCCTTGA
- the kstD gene encoding 3-oxosteroid 1-dehydrogenase has protein sequence MSVTRRHLLAAGAGAAVAAGVQQGASAADLPPLGTYDVVVIGSGAAGMTAALTAVKQGLTAVVLEKAPTFGGSAARSGAGIWIPNNPVILAAGVPDTPAKAAAYLAAVVGPDVPAARQRAFLAHGPAMISFVMANSPLRFRWMEGYSDYYPELPGGLPGGRSIEPDQLDGKLLGAELAHLNPPYLDVPAGLVVFSADYKWLALSAVSVKGAAVAAECLARGTKAALLGQTPLTMGQSLAAGLRKGLLDAGVPVRLGTPLTELYVENGTVAGAVTPGGLFRARRGVIVGSGGFEHNAAMRAQYQRQPIGTEWTVGAKENTGDGIRAGQRLGAAVALMDDAWWGPAIPLPDDPYFCLAERTLPGGLIVNAAGRRFVNEAAPYSDVVHTMYDRNPTDPDIPSWLIVDQNYRNRYLFRDLAPTFVLPADWYSSGAAHKAWTVDALAASIGVPAGALRSTVDRFNSLALKGDDTDFGRGDSAYDHYYTDPSVLPNSCLAPLWLPPYYAFRLVPGDLGTKGGLVTDARARVLRPDGSVVPGLYAAGNASAAVMGHSYAGAGSTIGPAMTFGYIAARDLAGVL, from the coding sequence ATGAGCGTGACCCGAAGACACCTGCTGGCCGCCGGGGCCGGGGCGGCCGTCGCCGCCGGGGTGCAGCAGGGCGCGAGCGCCGCCGACCTGCCACCGCTCGGGACGTACGACGTCGTCGTCATCGGTTCCGGCGCCGCCGGCATGACCGCCGCGCTCACCGCCGTGAAGCAGGGCCTCACCGCCGTGGTCCTGGAGAAGGCGCCCACCTTCGGCGGGTCCGCCGCCCGTTCGGGGGCCGGGATCTGGATTCCCAACAACCCCGTCATCCTGGCGGCCGGTGTCCCGGACACCCCGGCCAAGGCGGCCGCCTACCTCGCCGCCGTCGTGGGGCCCGACGTCCCCGCGGCCCGGCAGCGGGCCTTCCTCGCGCACGGCCCGGCGATGATCTCCTTCGTCATGGCCAACAGCCCGCTGCGGTTCCGCTGGATGGAGGGGTACAGCGACTACTACCCCGAACTACCGGGCGGCCTGCCGGGCGGCCGTTCCATCGAGCCCGACCAGCTCGACGGCAAACTCCTCGGCGCCGAGCTCGCCCACCTGAACCCGCCCTACCTCGACGTCCCCGCCGGGCTGGTCGTGTTCAGCGCCGACTACAAGTGGCTCGCCCTGTCCGCGGTGAGCGTCAAGGGGGCCGCCGTCGCCGCCGAGTGCCTGGCGCGCGGCACGAAGGCGGCGCTGCTCGGGCAGACCCCGCTCACCATGGGACAGTCGCTGGCCGCCGGGCTGAGGAAGGGGCTCCTGGACGCAGGCGTGCCCGTCCGCCTGGGCACCCCCCTCACCGAGCTCTACGTCGAGAACGGCACCGTCGCCGGGGCGGTGACCCCGGGCGGCCTCTTCCGGGCCCGCCGGGGCGTGATCGTCGGCTCCGGCGGCTTCGAGCACAACGCGGCGATGCGGGCCCAGTACCAGCGGCAGCCCATCGGCACGGAGTGGACCGTCGGCGCCAAGGAGAACACGGGGGACGGCATCCGGGCGGGGCAGCGGCTCGGTGCCGCTGTCGCGCTGATGGACGACGCGTGGTGGGGGCCCGCCATCCCGCTCCCGGACGACCCGTACTTCTGCCTCGCCGAACGCACCCTGCCCGGCGGGCTCATCGTCAACGCGGCCGGACGGCGGTTCGTCAACGAGGCGGCCCCCTACAGCGACGTCGTCCACACCATGTACGACCGGAACCCGACCGACCCGGACATCCCGTCCTGGCTGATCGTGGACCAGAACTACCGCAACCGGTACCTCTTCCGGGACCTCGCGCCGACCTTCGTCCTGCCCGCCGACTGGTACAGCTCGGGCGCCGCCCACAAGGCCTGGACGGTCGACGCCCTGGCCGCGTCCATCGGCGTGCCGGCCGGCGCTCTCCGCTCCACCGTAGACCGCTTCAACTCCCTCGCCTTGAAGGGGGACGACACGGACTTCGGCCGCGGTGACAGCGCCTACGACCACTACTACACGGACCCGTCCGTCCTCCCGAACTCCTGCCTGGCCCCGCTCTGGCTGCCCCCGTACTACGCCTTCCGGCTCGTCCCGGGAGACCTGGGGACCAAGGGTGGTTTGGTGACCGACGCCCGCGCCCGCGTCCTGCGGCCCGACGGCTCGGTCGTCCCCGGCCTGTACGCCGCCGGGAACGCCAGCGCGGCCGTCATGGGCCACAGCTACGCGGGCGCGGGCTCGACCATCGGCCCCGCGATGACCTTCGGCTACATCGCGGCCCGGGATCTCGCCGGGGTGCTCTAG
- a CDS encoding cold-shock protein, producing MATGTVKWFNAEKGFGFIAQEGGGPDVFVHYSAINASGFRSLEENQQVSFDVTQGPKGPQAENVTPV from the coding sequence ATGGCTACCGGAACCGTGAAGTGGTTCAACGCCGAAAAGGGCTTTGGCTTCATCGCCCAGGAGGGCGGCGGCCCCGACGTCTTCGTCCACTACTCCGCGATCAACGCGAGCGGCTTCCGTTCGCTGGAGGAGAACCAGCAGGTCTCCTTCGACGTGACCCAGGGCCCGAAGGGCCCGCAGGCGGAGAACGTCACCCCCGTCTGA
- a CDS encoding helix-turn-helix transcriptional regulator encodes MRSVWCTCCRLRGVRRVGERRPETPAEADGTVGLFVALGKMVRLLRERKGLTQKEFGELVGYGPDAVSAMERGVRTLRPEVLLKADELLDAGGLLKEVVPEVEEAMTKSRTRHPEWYRSYAGLEAEAVSLYDYSVMGVLGLLQTEDYARAVFTQRHPPLDEETIEKRVADRLSRQQLFEKWPPPECSFVLEQAVLERPIGGPSVHAGQLRRLLDLGRMRNVQLQVMPTARAEHPSLGGSFTLLIPKGKEQVAYMEIQGYPRLITGREEVRVLAARYGIIRAQALNPHESLDLIEKMLEER; translated from the coding sequence ATGCGCAGCGTGTGGTGTACGTGCTGTCGGCTGAGAGGAGTGCGACGCGTGGGTGAGCGGAGGCCGGAGACGCCTGCGGAGGCGGACGGGACGGTGGGCTTGTTCGTCGCACTGGGCAAGATGGTGCGGCTGCTGCGGGAGCGGAAGGGGCTGACGCAGAAGGAGTTCGGGGAACTGGTGGGGTACGGCCCCGACGCGGTCTCGGCGATGGAGCGGGGCGTACGGACACTCCGGCCGGAGGTCTTGCTGAAGGCGGACGAACTGCTCGACGCGGGGGGCCTGTTGAAGGAGGTCGTCCCGGAGGTCGAGGAGGCGATGACCAAGTCCCGGACCCGGCATCCGGAGTGGTACCGCAGTTACGCGGGGCTGGAGGCGGAGGCCGTGTCGCTCTACGACTACAGCGTCATGGGCGTGCTGGGCCTGCTCCAGACGGAGGACTACGCGCGGGCCGTGTTCACGCAACGGCACCCACCGCTCGACGAGGAGACCATCGAGAAGCGTGTCGCCGACCGGCTCTCCCGCCAGCAGCTCTTCGAGAAATGGCCACCGCCGGAATGCAGCTTCGTCCTTGAACAGGCGGTACTGGAACGGCCGATCGGCGGCCCGTCGGTGCACGCGGGCCAGCTGCGACGGCTGTTGGACCTAGGGCGTATGCGGAACGTCCAGCTTCAGGTGATGCCAACCGCTCGGGCCGAACACCCCAGCCTTGGCGGCTCGTTCACGCTGCTCATCCCCAAGGGAAAGGAGCAGGTGGCGTACATGGAGATCCAGGGATACCCACGCCTCATCACCGGCCGAGAAGAGGTGCGCGTCCTTGCCGCTCGCTATGGGATCATCCGAGCTCAGGCCCTCAACCCGCACGAGTCCCTGGACTTGATCGAGAAGATGCTGGAAGAGCGATGA
- a CDS encoding AzlC family ABC transporter permease, whose amino-acid sequence MRTTERTALVRDSALVWLASGVVGVSFGAIAVTGGLPVWVPVVMSLLVYAGSAQFSAVGVLLAGGGPIAAAATGLFLNARTVAYGLAVADILGRGRLARLLGAHLVTDETVAFALAQPDPARRRAAFWVSGVGLFAVWNLGVLAGALAGGALGDTGTYGLDAAFPAVLVALVLPVLRADPAVRRSALLGAGLALAVTPAVPAGVPVLVALAGLVLHGRGRPA is encoded by the coding sequence ATGCGTACGACAGAGCGAACGGCCCTGGTCCGTGACAGCGCGCTCGTCTGGCTCGCGAGCGGGGTCGTCGGCGTCTCCTTCGGCGCGATCGCCGTGACCGGCGGCCTGCCGGTGTGGGTGCCGGTGGTGATGTCCCTGCTCGTCTACGCGGGCTCCGCGCAGTTCAGCGCGGTGGGTGTCCTGCTGGCCGGCGGCGGCCCGATCGCCGCGGCGGCCACGGGACTGTTCCTGAACGCCCGTACGGTCGCCTACGGCCTGGCGGTGGCGGACATCCTCGGCCGGGGCCGGCTCGCCCGTCTCCTCGGCGCGCACCTGGTCACCGACGAGACCGTGGCCTTCGCGCTGGCCCAGCCGGATCCGGCGCGGCGCCGGGCTGCGTTCTGGGTCTCCGGGGTCGGCCTGTTCGCCGTGTGGAACCTCGGCGTCCTGGCCGGGGCCCTTGCCGGGGGCGCACTGGGCGACACCGGCACCTACGGGCTGGACGCCGCCTTCCCGGCCGTCCTCGTGGCCCTGGTGCTGCCCGTCCTGCGTGCGGATCCGGCCGTACGGCGTTCCGCGCTGCTCGGTGCCGGGCTGGCCCTGGCGGTCACCCCGGCCGTCCCGGCGGGGGTGCCGGTGCTGGTGGCACTGGCGGGACTGGTCCTGCACGGCCGAGGGAGGCCCGCGTGA
- a CDS encoding XRE family transcriptional regulator, whose amino-acid sequence MPERPLDWIAAALRRERTRAGLSLSELAKRAGIAKSTLSQLEAASGNPSVETLWALGVALGVPFSTLVEPPVSSVRVVRAGQGPTVASERADFAATLLAASPPGARRDIYHLRAEPGAVRESEPHIPGTVEHLIVSTGRVKAGPAGEEAELSSGDYMTYRGDVAHSYEALDPGTTFVLVMQHV is encoded by the coding sequence ATGCCCGAACGCCCCCTGGACTGGATCGCCGCCGCGCTCCGCCGTGAACGCACGCGCGCCGGCCTCTCGCTCTCCGAGCTGGCCAAGCGCGCCGGAATCGCCAAGTCCACGCTGTCCCAGCTGGAGGCGGCGAGCGGCAACCCGAGCGTGGAGACGCTGTGGGCGCTCGGGGTGGCGCTCGGCGTGCCGTTCAGCACGCTGGTGGAGCCGCCGGTGTCGTCGGTGCGGGTGGTCAGGGCGGGGCAGGGTCCGACCGTCGCCTCGGAGCGGGCCGACTTCGCGGCCACCCTGCTCGCCGCCAGCCCGCCCGGCGCGCGCCGGGACATCTACCACCTGCGGGCCGAACCGGGCGCCGTACGGGAATCGGAACCGCACATCCCGGGGACCGTGGAGCACCTGATCGTGAGCACGGGGAGGGTGAAGGCCGGCCCGGCGGGGGAGGAGGCCGAACTGAGCTCCGGCGACTACATGACGTACCGCGGAGACGTGGCCCATTCGTACGAGGCGCTCGACCCCGGCACGACGTTCGTACTCGTCATGCAGCACGTGTGA